A single genomic interval of Haloterrigena salifodinae harbors:
- a CDS encoding NAD+ synthase → MGAERKTIVDAGIGRTTGTFITDRPGLERVRSRIVDDIRTTVEDAGATGVVVAMSGGIDSTATAELAVEALGSDRVLGLGLPCHKSERVGVSEARTIAEGLGIEFREIQLRPVLEAFKEAAAIELEPGDDGDDTRPDERTHALGNVIARLRMCCAYYAANRQRRIVLGTANRSELLLGYFTKYGDGAADAYPLGDLYKTEVRALAKRIGVPRRIVSKEPSAGFWAGQTDADELGATYDVIDPLLQRLVDEDESIEDAAATLEIDRETARSIAWLCAETEHKRSMPSTPGIADRGAEQSLTSQ, encoded by the coding sequence ATGGGAGCTGAGAGGAAGACGATCGTCGATGCTGGAATCGGGCGCACGACCGGGACGTTCATCACGGATCGACCGGGACTCGAGCGTGTCCGCTCGCGGATCGTCGACGACATCCGGACGACGGTCGAGGACGCGGGCGCCACGGGCGTCGTCGTCGCGATGAGCGGCGGGATCGATTCGACGGCGACCGCCGAACTGGCCGTCGAGGCCCTCGGCAGCGATCGGGTTCTCGGGCTCGGGCTCCCCTGCCACAAGAGCGAACGAGTCGGCGTGAGCGAGGCCAGAACGATCGCCGAAGGGCTGGGCATCGAGTTCCGAGAGATCCAGTTGCGGCCAGTTCTCGAGGCGTTCAAGGAGGCGGCCGCGATCGAACTCGAGCCGGGAGACGACGGTGACGACACCCGTCCCGACGAGCGCACTCACGCGCTCGGCAACGTGATCGCGCGGCTGCGGATGTGCTGTGCCTACTACGCGGCGAACCGCCAGCGCCGGATCGTGCTCGGCACCGCCAATCGCTCTGAGTTGCTGCTGGGCTATTTCACTAAGTACGGCGACGGGGCGGCCGACGCGTATCCGCTCGGCGACCTCTACAAGACCGAAGTCCGGGCGCTCGCGAAGCGGATCGGCGTTCCGCGCCGGATCGTCAGCAAGGAGCCGTCGGCGGGGTTCTGGGCAGGCCAGACCGACGCCGACGAACTCGGCGCCACCTACGACGTCATCGACCCGCTGTTACAGCGGCTCGTCGACGAGGACGAGTCGATCGAGGACGCCGCGGCGACACTCGAGATCGACCGCGAGACGGCGCGGTCGATCGCGTGGCTCTGTGCCGAAACCGAGCACAAGCGATCGATGCCGTCGACGCCCGGAATCGCCGACCGCGGCGCCGAGCAATCGCTGACAAGTCAGTGA
- a CDS encoding lysylphosphatidylglycerol synthase transmembrane domain-containing protein: protein MNERNRRRLLIGAFGALAVFAVLFFAVGARDVIDSLFSAAPSLVLATFALALCWLAAWSLMLRTVLVALDVKLPVVKAFFVYAGAVFANNVTPFGQAGGEPVAALLISKTSDARYETGLAGIASVDVLNVVPSISLILVGVGYYGTTAAIGDRLETAVGSAIVLIAAIVLAMAFVWRHRNALTERLPAVIAPRLGRLGLARFQSDTLEADLTDRMGRFFENIERVSTDRWRLSAVVGLSLAGWLFQTVALMAAFAALGEPVAPYILLFVIPLANLAGAAPLPGGLGGIEAAFVTLLVPTTGIPASTVTAAVLIFRGAIYWMPVLIGGLSVSAFGVKALE, encoded by the coding sequence ATGAACGAGCGAAATCGGCGGCGGCTTCTCATCGGCGCGTTCGGCGCGCTCGCCGTCTTCGCCGTGCTGTTCTTCGCGGTCGGTGCGCGCGACGTCATCGATAGCCTGTTCTCGGCCGCGCCCTCGCTGGTCCTCGCGACCTTCGCCCTCGCGCTGTGCTGGCTGGCTGCGTGGAGCCTGATGCTCCGGACCGTACTGGTCGCCCTGGACGTCAAGCTGCCGGTCGTCAAGGCGTTTTTCGTCTACGCCGGCGCCGTCTTCGCCAACAACGTCACGCCGTTCGGCCAGGCCGGCGGCGAGCCGGTCGCGGCGCTACTCATCTCGAAGACCTCCGACGCACGCTACGAGACGGGGCTAGCGGGGATCGCCAGCGTCGACGTGCTCAACGTCGTCCCCTCGATTTCGCTGATCCTCGTCGGGGTCGGCTACTACGGGACTACCGCCGCCATCGGCGACCGCCTCGAGACGGCGGTCGGCTCGGCGATCGTGCTGATCGCGGCGATCGTCCTCGCCATGGCGTTCGTCTGGCGACACCGGAACGCGCTCACCGAGCGGCTGCCGGCCGTCATCGCCCCCCGCCTCGGTCGCCTCGGACTCGCCCGCTTCCAGAGCGACACGCTCGAGGCGGACCTGACCGATCGGATGGGCCGCTTCTTCGAGAACATCGAGCGCGTCTCGACGGATCGCTGGCGTCTCTCCGCCGTCGTCGGTCTCTCGCTGGCCGGCTGGCTCTTCCAGACGGTCGCGCTCATGGCCGCCTTCGCGGCGCTGGGCGAACCCGTCGCGCCGTACATCCTGCTGTTCGTGATTCCGCTCGCGAACCTCGCGGGCGCCGCCCCGCTCCCCGGCGGGCTCGGCGGTATCGAAGCCGCCTTCGTCACGCTGCTCGTGCCGACCACCGGCATTCCGGCGTCGACGGTCACTGCGGCCGTGCTCATCTTCCGCGGGGCGATCTACTGGATGCCCGTCTTGATCGGCGGCCTCTCGGTGTCCGCCTTCGGCGTCAAGGCCCTCGAGTGA
- a CDS encoding metal-dependent hydrolase, with amino-acid sequence MDTTRIAFLAVAFATHAVVGYALVRGATDADPRLGIVLGLLPDADFLFPAAWEWPLVHRGLTHTPLFAAAVVAGAYALRRERTVAIAVGLGIGSHLAIDSLSAKGIDWLFPLADTTGLGVSVHGPAATAALWAASLGVLAWRTEDPLVASVLSDRSADRSDRSDPSDRQTQRRE; translated from the coding sequence ATGGACACGACGCGGATTGCGTTTCTCGCCGTTGCCTTCGCCACCCACGCGGTCGTCGGTTACGCCCTCGTTCGAGGGGCTACCGACGCAGACCCGCGACTCGGCATCGTTCTCGGTCTCCTCCCGGACGCGGACTTCCTGTTCCCCGCGGCGTGGGAGTGGCCGCTGGTTCACCGCGGACTCACGCACACGCCGCTGTTCGCGGCCGCCGTCGTCGCCGGCGCGTACGCGCTCCGGCGGGAGCGGACGGTCGCGATCGCCGTCGGACTGGGGATCGGCTCGCACCTCGCTATCGACTCCCTGTCGGCGAAGGGGATCGACTGGCTGTTCCCGCTCGCGGACACCACAGGGCTCGGCGTTTCGGTTCACGGCCCCGCGGCGACGGCGGCGCTCTGGGCGGCGTCGCTCGGCGTCCTCGCGTGGCGGACGGAGGACCCTCTCGTCGCGTCGGTGCTGAGCGACCGATCAGCCGATCGGAGCGACCGTTCCGATCCGTCCGATCGTCAGACCCAGCGACGCGAGTAG
- a CDS encoding glycosyltransferase, whose translation MKIGFFTDSYFPEIDGVTYTIKLWREELEQDGHEVYVVYPDGDYEPGDREIPVKSVSNPFYPGYRIPVFKRPSTLPELDVVHCHGPATVGILGRYYARKHDLPAVYTHHTPIEEYFHQNVKFESIANVLSKLYVPLENALLRSFDIITASTSRIERDVEHVQLPVGIDMEFFQPTDEDWYPDRTVIGYSGRLSMEKNVSEILRVAETLPEYDFVIVGDGPYRDCLEREAPDNVEIRGFLPREELPIFYSSIDAFVTASTADTLGLSTLEANACGTPVVASDVPPFDRTIGPDNGERFAYGDLEAMADAVERCLRSDRDTRAAIERYDVRQTLEQLEHLYRTVRSSETASPADVTDDWFSDDSHSSPK comes from the coding sequence ATGAAAATTGGTTTCTTTACGGATAGCTACTTCCCTGAGATCGACGGCGTCACGTATACGATCAAACTCTGGCGCGAGGAGTTAGAACAGGACGGACACGAGGTGTACGTCGTCTACCCGGACGGCGACTACGAGCCCGGCGATCGCGAAATCCCGGTCAAATCGGTGTCGAACCCGTTCTACCCTGGGTACCGAATTCCGGTGTTCAAACGCCCGTCGACCCTTCCGGAGCTGGACGTCGTCCACTGTCACGGACCGGCGACGGTCGGCATACTCGGTCGGTACTACGCCCGGAAACACGATCTCCCCGCGGTGTACACCCACCACACGCCGATCGAGGAGTACTTTCACCAGAACGTCAAGTTCGAGTCGATCGCCAACGTGCTCTCGAAGCTGTACGTCCCGCTGGAGAACGCGCTCCTCCGGAGCTTCGACATCATCACGGCCTCAACGAGCCGAATCGAACGCGACGTGGAACACGTTCAGCTCCCCGTCGGCATCGACATGGAGTTCTTCCAGCCAACCGACGAAGACTGGTACCCCGACCGGACAGTCATCGGCTACAGCGGCCGGCTCAGCATGGAGAAAAACGTCAGCGAGATCCTCCGCGTCGCCGAGACGCTCCCGGAGTACGACTTCGTCATCGTCGGCGACGGCCCCTACCGCGACTGCCTCGAGCGCGAAGCGCCCGACAACGTCGAGATCCGCGGCTTTCTCCCCCGCGAGGAGCTACCGATCTTCTACTCCTCGATCGACGCGTTCGTCACCGCCTCGACCGCCGACACGCTCGGACTCTCGACGCTCGAGGCCAACGCCTGCGGCACGCCCGTCGTCGCGTCCGACGTCCCGCCGTTCGACCGGACGATCGGTCCCGATAACGGCGAACGGTTCGCATACGGCGACCTCGAGGCGATGGCCGACGCCGTTGAACGCTGTCTCCGGTCGGATCGGGACACGCGAGCGGCCATCGAGCGCTACGACGTCCGGCAGACGCTCGAGCAACTCGAGCACCTCTACCGGACCGTCCGATCCTCGGAAACCGCGTCTCCGGCGGACGTCACCGACGACTGGTTCTCCGACGACTCGCACAGCTCGCCGAAGTAA
- a CDS encoding PINc/VapC family ATPase, translated as MNVVPDTSVVIDGRVSATVDDGQFEGATISVPEAVVAELEAQANDGIDTGWDGLEELQRLADLADEGVIELEYVGERPNAIERGHASEGEIDALIRDLAEDLGATFLTSDVVQAEVARAKGLDVEHVSPETREVGTLTVETYFDDQTMSVHLKTGAVPKAKRGELGEMRYEAIADEPLDEATMDEYAREIVDAAKESPDGFLELSEPGMKIVQFRDYRIAIGRPPFADGIEITAVRPIAQTDIEDYENADELKERLLERQRGVLISGAPGAGKSTFAQAVARFISDHDYAVKTMEKPRDLQVGPDITQYTELGGQMAKTADALLMVRPDYTIYDEVRKTDDFEVFSDMRLAGVGMIGVVHATRPIDALQRLVGRVELGMIPQVVDTVVYIEAGEVNTVYDVRTEVKVPAGLTEEDLARPVIQVTNFETDEPEYEIYTFNRQVVTVPLKDEEGGPGNESGVDRIAKQEIEREIRSIARGYVDVELKSQDKAVVYVEEDDISSVIGKGGGRITDVENRLGIDIDVRTHDENPNYGAGSGGGSASADGRGGGGTQAGQMVTPEITSRHIVIPVDGNHGETVEVQAGGEYLFTATVSRGGEIQVSRGSAIAEELEQAIDRKEPVTIVPS; from the coding sequence ATGAACGTCGTGCCGGATACGAGCGTGGTCATCGATGGCCGCGTCTCGGCGACAGTCGACGACGGGCAGTTCGAGGGAGCGACGATTTCGGTACCGGAAGCGGTCGTCGCGGAACTCGAAGCGCAGGCCAACGACGGGATCGATACCGGCTGGGACGGGCTGGAGGAACTCCAGCGTCTCGCCGACCTCGCCGACGAGGGCGTCATCGAACTCGAGTACGTCGGCGAGCGGCCCAACGCCATCGAGCGGGGCCACGCCTCGGAGGGCGAGATCGACGCCCTCATTCGGGATCTCGCCGAGGATCTCGGCGCCACCTTCCTGACCAGCGACGTCGTCCAGGCGGAGGTCGCCCGGGCGAAGGGGCTCGACGTCGAACACGTCTCCCCCGAGACCCGCGAGGTCGGCACGCTCACCGTCGAGACCTACTTCGACGATCAGACGATGAGCGTCCACCTCAAGACGGGCGCGGTGCCCAAGGCAAAGCGCGGCGAACTCGGCGAGATGCGCTACGAGGCGATCGCCGACGAGCCCCTCGACGAGGCGACGATGGACGAGTACGCCCGCGAGATCGTCGACGCCGCCAAGGAGTCCCCCGACGGTTTCCTCGAGCTCTCTGAGCCGGGGATGAAGATCGTCCAGTTTCGGGACTACCGGATCGCGATCGGCCGACCCCCCTTCGCCGACGGCATCGAGATCACCGCCGTCCGACCGATCGCCCAGACCGACATTGAGGACTACGAGAACGCCGACGAACTGAAAGAGCGGCTGCTCGAGCGCCAGCGCGGCGTCCTGATCTCGGGCGCCCCCGGAGCCGGGAAGTCGACGTTCGCGCAGGCGGTCGCCCGCTTCATTTCCGATCACGACTATGCGGTCAAGACGATGGAGAAACCGCGGGACCTGCAGGTCGGCCCCGACATCACCCAGTACACGGAACTGGGCGGACAGATGGCCAAGACGGCCGACGCCCTGCTGATGGTCCGGCCCGACTACACCATCTACGACGAGGTTCGGAAGACCGACGACTTCGAGGTCTTCTCGGACATGCGGCTGGCCGGCGTCGGCATGATCGGCGTCGTCCACGCGACGCGGCCGATCGACGCCCTCCAGCGACTCGTTGGTCGCGTCGAACTCGGGATGATCCCGCAGGTCGTCGACACCGTCGTCTACATCGAGGCCGGGGAAGTCAACACCGTCTACGACGTCCGAACAGAGGTCAAGGTCCCCGCCGGACTCACCGAGGAGGACCTCGCGCGGCCGGTCATTCAGGTCACGAACTTCGAGACGGACGAACCCGAGTACGAGATCTACACCTTCAACCGCCAGGTCGTCACCGTCCCGCTCAAAGACGAAGAGGGCGGCCCCGGTAACGAGTCCGGCGTCGACCGCATCGCCAAACAGGAGATCGAACGCGAGATCCGCTCGATCGCCCGCGGCTACGTCGACGTCGAACTCAAGAGCCAGGACAAGGCCGTCGTCTACGTCGAGGAGGACGACATCTCGAGCGTCATCGGCAAGGGCGGCGGTCGCATCACCGACGTCGAGAACCGCCTCGGGATCGACATCGACGTCCGGACTCACGACGAGAACCCCAACTACGGGGCCGGCAGCGGAGGCGGCAGCGCCAGCGCGGACGGCAGAGGCGGAGGCGGTACCCAGGCCGGACAGATGGTCACCCCCGAGATCACCTCGCGACACATCGTCATCCCCGTCGACGGCAACCACGGCGAGACCGTCGAGGTCCAGGCCGGCGGCGAGTACCTCTTCACCGCGACGGTGAGCCGCGGCGGCGAAATTCAGGTTTCGCGGGGCAGTGCGATTGCCGAGGAGTTAGAGCAGGCGATCGATCGGAAGGAGCCGGTGACGATCGTGCCGTCGTAG
- a CDS encoding metal-dependent hydrolase, with protein sequence MYRGGHIGFNALLYAPFVPLVSRGWSLELALAGAVLAVGLANLPDVDQPLPRIPHRGPTHTIWFALLVGLLAGVATALVAPSTPSAFRFGFVVGTGSIVAHLAGDIVTPMGISPLAPVSRYHVTLDWFKSKNGRINRAFLLVGSTALLASLGLTIGRIGTVAPIG encoded by the coding sequence ATGTACCGAGGTGGTCACATCGGCTTCAACGCCCTCCTGTACGCCCCGTTCGTCCCGCTGGTGAGCCGCGGCTGGTCGCTCGAGTTAGCGCTCGCGGGAGCGGTCCTCGCCGTCGGACTGGCGAACCTCCCTGACGTCGACCAGCCGCTGCCGCGGATCCCCCACCGCGGGCCGACGCACACGATCTGGTTCGCCCTGCTCGTCGGGCTGTTGGCCGGCGTCGCGACGGCGCTGGTCGCCCCCTCGACGCCGTCGGCCTTCCGATTCGGATTCGTCGTTGGAACCGGCAGCATCGTCGCCCACCTCGCAGGGGATATCGTGACGCCGATGGGGATCAGCCCCCTCGCGCCGGTCTCGCGATACCACGTCACGCTCGACTGGTTCAAGTCCAAGAACGGCCGGATCAACCGGGCGTTCCTGCTGGTCGGATCGACCGCGCTACTCGCGTCGCTGGGTCTGACGATCGGACGGATCGGAACGGTCGCTCCGATCGGCTGA
- a CDS encoding M20 family metallopeptidase: protein MEVAELTRELVSIPSHADERAAGDYIEAWLRRETDADVVRDEVGNVLARRSGDGGAGAGADSRTDSSPGDETTPAGRSLALVGHHDVVEPADAQLEDGEYVLEERDGRLYGRGAADMKGAVAAAMLAFRDAVIGSNEGEEDGDRDGDGAVELVFASFVGEEVGGVGARHAIDRGFAPDYAVVGEGSTGYSGPGVTDVAVAHKGRRGSTITARGTAAHASEVGAGENAIYRATDAVDRVRDLEPPSVEVAGEDIEGSLAVTEIEGGSAMNVVPDRCELTVDERTVPGERAALERVEDLAGVEWTVDQDLPPMRCDDEAFATAVLEAADDVQSGSPKLITKPHATDAGWLAEAGTECVICGAAEPGEAHTEDESVSLEVLERCRETYRTVAASWLD from the coding sequence ATGGAGGTCGCCGAACTGACCCGCGAACTCGTCTCGATCCCCAGCCACGCGGACGAGAGGGCCGCGGGAGACTACATCGAAGCGTGGCTCCGCCGCGAAACCGACGCCGACGTGGTTCGGGACGAGGTCGGGAACGTACTCGCCCGTCGGAGCGGAGACGGAGGCGCTGGCGCAGGTGCAGACTCACGGACGGACTCGAGTCCGGGAGACGAGACGACGCCGGCGGGACGGTCGCTGGCGCTGGTCGGCCACCACGACGTCGTCGAGCCGGCCGACGCGCAGCTCGAGGACGGCGAGTACGTTCTGGAGGAGCGGGACGGTCGCCTCTACGGCCGCGGTGCGGCCGACATGAAGGGTGCCGTCGCAGCCGCCATGCTCGCGTTTCGCGACGCTGTAATCGGGAGCAACGAGGGGGAGGAAGACGGAGACAGAGATGGTGACGGGGCGGTGGAACTCGTCTTCGCGAGCTTCGTCGGCGAGGAGGTCGGCGGCGTCGGCGCGCGCCACGCCATCGACCGCGGGTTCGCGCCCGACTACGCCGTCGTCGGCGAGGGCTCGACGGGCTACTCGGGCCCGGGCGTCACTGACGTCGCGGTCGCTCACAAGGGCCGTCGCGGATCGACGATTACCGCCCGCGGGACGGCCGCCCACGCCAGCGAGGTCGGCGCCGGCGAGAACGCCATCTATCGCGCGACCGACGCCGTCGATCGCGTCCGCGACCTCGAGCCGCCGTCGGTCGAGGTGGCCGGCGAAGACATCGAGGGAAGCCTCGCCGTCACCGAGATCGAGGGCGGCTCGGCGATGAACGTCGTCCCGGACCGCTGCGAACTGACCGTCGACGAACGGACCGTCCCGGGAGAGCGGGCCGCCCTCGAGCGCGTCGAGGATCTCGCTGGCGTCGAGTGGACCGTCGACCAGGACTTACCGCCGATGCGCTGCGACGACGAGGCGTTCGCGACGGCGGTCCTCGAGGCGGCCGACGACGTCCAGTCGGGGTCGCCGAAACTGATCACGAAGCCCCACGCGACCGACGCGGGGTGGCTCGCCGAGGCCGGCACGGAGTGTGTGATCTGTGGCGCCGCCGAACCCGGCGAGGCCCACACCGAAGACGAGAGCGTCTCCCTCGAGGTCCTCGAGCGGTGCCGGGAGACCTATCGGACGGTGGCGGCGTCGTGGCTCGACTAG
- a CDS encoding MarR family transcriptional regulator, which translates to MAETDGEDIEDLPPSAKLVFKVLEYDGPLTQKQIVEESMLSARTVRYALERLEEIGIVDEDIYFADARQSLYRLEEPVAADGNGVEESPKKDACCAE; encoded by the coding sequence ATGGCAGAGACCGACGGGGAGGACATCGAAGATTTGCCACCGAGCGCCAAACTGGTCTTCAAGGTTCTCGAGTACGACGGGCCGCTAACCCAGAAACAGATCGTCGAGGAATCGATGCTGTCAGCCCGAACCGTCCGCTACGCGCTCGAGCGGTTAGAGGAGATCGGGATCGTCGACGAGGACATCTACTTCGCCGACGCGCGCCAGAGTCTCTATCGACTCGAGGAGCCGGTGGCAGCCGACGGGAACGGCGTCGAGGAGTCCCCGAAGAAAGACGCCTGCTGCGCAGAATAA
- a CDS encoding sulfatase, with protein sequence MDDAQQSNVLFVVLDTVRKDRLGPYGYERETTPELSAFAEEATVFESAVAPAPWTLPVHASLFTGRYPSQHGADQGSPYLEDETTLAEVLSAAGYDTACYSSNAWITPYTGLTDGFDAQDSFFEVLPGDVLSGPLASAWQTVNDNDYLRDLASKLVRLGAMAHEKLASGEGADTKTPSVIDRTKSFVDDSESDEGWFAFVNLMDAHLPYYPPEEYREEFAPGVDPGSVCQNSKEYNSGARDIDDEEWEAIRGLYDAEIAHMDAELGRLFDWLRETGQWEETTVVVCADHGELHGEHDLYGHEFALYDQLINVPLLVKHPALEADRRDDLVELLDCYHTVLEALDVDPADALAPADDGSVAGRDPTRSLLSSEYRAFEAAPEPDPGQRAVLDAADGEASDDASSSDVADDYAFVEYAQPVIELHHLEEKASEAGIELPDDHRAYSRLRAARSTDAKYVRADRIPDEGYRLDEDPAESTPVDPADDEVVAAAERALARFEQAAGGAWIDPSETDAEDADALAEADEETRDRLRELGYLE encoded by the coding sequence ATGGACGACGCTCAGCAATCCAACGTCCTTTTCGTTGTGCTGGATACGGTCCGCAAGGACCGACTGGGTCCGTATGGCTACGAGCGCGAAACGACGCCCGAACTCTCCGCGTTCGCAGAGGAGGCGACCGTCTTCGAGTCGGCCGTCGCGCCCGCGCCGTGGACGCTGCCGGTCCACGCCTCGCTGTTTACCGGCCGGTACCCGAGCCAGCACGGGGCCGATCAGGGGAGTCCGTACCTCGAGGACGAGACGACTCTCGCGGAGGTCCTCTCGGCGGCCGGCTACGACACGGCGTGTTACTCCTCGAACGCCTGGATCACTCCCTACACCGGCCTCACCGACGGGTTCGACGCGCAGGACTCGTTCTTCGAGGTCCTCCCCGGCGACGTCCTCTCGGGGCCGCTGGCCAGCGCCTGGCAGACCGTCAACGACAACGACTACCTTCGGGACCTGGCGTCGAAGCTCGTTAGGCTCGGCGCGATGGCCCACGAGAAACTCGCCAGCGGTGAGGGCGCCGACACGAAGACGCCGTCGGTCATCGACCGGACGAAGTCCTTCGTCGACGACAGCGAGAGCGACGAGGGCTGGTTCGCCTTCGTCAACCTGATGGACGCCCACCTGCCCTACTACCCGCCCGAGGAGTACCGCGAGGAGTTCGCTCCCGGCGTCGATCCGGGCTCGGTCTGCCAGAACTCGAAGGAGTACAACTCGGGCGCCCGCGACATCGACGACGAGGAGTGGGAGGCCATCCGCGGGCTCTACGACGCCGAGATCGCTCACATGGACGCCGAACTCGGTCGCCTGTTCGACTGGCTCCGTGAGACCGGCCAATGGGAAGAGACGACCGTCGTCGTTTGCGCCGACCACGGCGAACTCCACGGCGAACACGACCTCTACGGCCACGAGTTCGCCCTCTACGACCAGCTAATCAACGTCCCGCTGCTGGTCAAACACCCCGCCCTCGAGGCCGACCGGCGCGACGACCTCGTCGAGTTGCTCGACTGCTATCACACGGTCCTCGAGGCGCTGGACGTCGATCCAGCCGACGCGCTCGCGCCGGCGGACGACGGCTCCGTCGCCGGCCGCGATCCGACGCGGTCCCTGCTCTCGAGCGAGTACCGCGCCTTCGAGGCGGCTCCGGAACCGGATCCCGGACAGCGGGCGGTGCTCGACGCCGCGGACGGCGAGGCGTCCGACGACGCATCGAGCAGCGACGTGGCTGACGACTACGCGTTCGTCGAGTATGCCCAGCCGGTGATCGAACTCCACCACTTGGAGGAGAAGGCCAGCGAGGCCGGGATCGAACTGCCCGACGATCACCGGGCCTACTCCCGCCTGCGCGCGGCCCGCAGCACCGACGCGAAGTATGTCCGCGCCGACCGCATCCCCGACGAGGGGTACCGACTCGACGAGGACCCCGCGGAATCGACGCCGGTCGACCCGGCCGACGACGAGGTCGTCGCCGCCGCCGAACGTGCGCTCGCCCGCTTCGAGCAGGCGGCCGGCGGCGCGTGGATCGACCCCAGCGAGACGGACGCCGAGGACGCCGACGCGCTGGCCGAGGCCGACGAGGAGACCCGCGACCGCCTGCGCGAACTCGGCTACCTCGAGTAG
- a CDS encoding glycosyltransferase — protein sequence MKISHYFELEEHVTGGIRESVVHQRKMLDQLDVEYTTEPTLDADVLHCNLMGPRSVWYARRARSQGIPVVAHTHVTAEDFGDSFRFTNALARPLKPYLEWAYGLADALVCPSEYNRRLIETYTDARTTVVSNGVDGEKLDGFESLEAEYRERYDLESPTVFLVGHVIKRKGLETFVELARRLPHLDFAWFGPLDLSLKGRETTRLIEESPDNCTFTGYVDDIRGAFAAGDIFCFPTYEENEGIALLEAMTAGKPVLIRDIETFSWLEDGEDCLKVSASNAGVDAFADAIERLEDPDLRARLGSNAAERSEAFTLESVANRYQTLYNEVT from the coding sequence ATGAAGATCAGCCACTACTTCGAACTCGAAGAGCACGTCACCGGCGGCATCCGCGAGTCGGTCGTCCACCAGCGGAAGATGCTGGATCAGCTGGACGTCGAGTACACGACCGAGCCGACGCTGGACGCCGACGTCCTCCACTGTAACCTCATGGGCCCGCGCTCGGTCTGGTACGCGCGGCGGGCGCGGTCGCAGGGGATCCCCGTCGTCGCCCACACCCACGTCACCGCCGAGGACTTCGGGGACAGCTTCCGGTTTACCAACGCGCTCGCGAGGCCCCTGAAACCGTACCTCGAGTGGGCCTACGGGCTGGCTGACGCGCTGGTCTGTCCCTCCGAGTACAACCGACGGCTGATCGAGACGTACACCGACGCGAGGACGACCGTCGTCTCGAACGGCGTCGACGGCGAGAAACTCGACGGGTTCGAGTCCCTCGAGGCGGAGTACCGCGAGCGCTACGACCTCGAGTCGCCGACGGTCTTCCTCGTCGGCCACGTGATCAAGCGCAAGGGTCTCGAGACGTTCGTCGAACTGGCCCGCCGGCTGCCCCACCTCGATTTCGCGTGGTTCGGCCCGCTGGACCTCTCGCTCAAGGGTCGGGAAACGACGCGGCTCATCGAGGAGTCGCCGGACAACTGCACGTTCACCGGCTACGTCGACGACATCCGCGGCGCGTTCGCAGCGGGAGACATCTTCTGTTTCCCCACCTACGAGGAAAACGAGGGCATCGCACTGCTGGAAGCGATGACGGCCGGCAAACCGGTCCTCATCCGTGACATCGAGACGTTCTCCTGGCTCGAGGACGGCGAGGACTGCCTGAAGGTGTCGGCGTCGAACGCCGGCGTCGACGCGTTCGCGGACGCCATCGAGCGACTCGAGGATCCAGACCTCCGGGCGCGACTCGGATCGAACGCAGCCGAACGGAGCGAGGCGTTCACGCTCGAGTCGGTCGCGAACCGGTACCAGACACTTTACAACGAGGTGACCTGA